A genomic region of Haliaeetus albicilla chromosome 8, bHalAlb1.1, whole genome shotgun sequence contains the following coding sequences:
- the PGPEP1 gene encoding pyroglutamyl-peptidase 1 isoform X1 produces the protein MEKPRRAVVVTGFGPFGEHAVNASWIAVQELEKLGLRDDVDLHVYEVPVEYQTVQRLIPALWKKHSPQLVVHVGVSGMATTVTLEKCGHNVGYKGLDNCRFCPGSQCCVEGGPECIDSIIDMDTVCKRVSALGLDVTVTISKDAGRYLCDFTYYTSLYQSRGRSAFVHVPPLGKPYTAEQLGRALQAIIEEMLDVLEHSEDKINCQHEH, from the exons GGTTTGGTCCGTTTGGAGAGCACGCCGTTAACGCCAGTTGGATTGCAGTTCAG GAGTTGGAGAAGCTAGGACTGCGAGATGACGTGGATCTGCACGTCTACGAAGTCCCAGTTGAATACCAGACAGTGCAAAGACTCATTCCTGCATTGTGGAAAAAGCACAGTCCACAA tTGGTGGTTCATGTAGGTGTTTCGGGTATGGCTACGACTGTAACTCTGGAGAAGTGCGGCCATAATGTAGGTTACAAAGGCTTAGACAACTGCCGTTTCTGCCCAGGCTCTCAGTGTTGCGTAGAAGGTGGCCCAGAATGCATCGATTCCATTATTGACATGGACACAGTTTGCAAGAGAGTCTCGGCGCTGGGGCTGGACGTCACGGTCACTATATCTAAGGATGCCGGCAG ATACCTCTGTGACTTCACTTACTACACTTCCTTATACCAGAGCCGCGGGAGGTCAGCTTTTGTTCATGTGCCTCCTCTGGGAAAACCATATACCGCAGAACAGCTGGGTCGGGCACTACAGGCTATAATAGAAGAAATGCTCGATGTTTTGGAGCATTCTGAAGACAAAATCAATTGTCAGCACGAACACTGA
- the PGPEP1 gene encoding pyroglutamyl-peptidase 1 isoform X2, with protein sequence MATTVTLEKCGHNVGYKGLDNCRFCPGSQCCVEGGPECIDSIIDMDTVCKRVSALGLDVTVTISKDAGRYLCDFTYYTSLYQSRGRSAFVHVPPLGKPYTAEQLGRALQAIIEEMLDVLEHSEDKINCQHEH encoded by the exons ATGGCTACGACTGTAACTCTGGAGAAGTGCGGCCATAATGTAGGTTACAAAGGCTTAGACAACTGCCGTTTCTGCCCAGGCTCTCAGTGTTGCGTAGAAGGTGGCCCAGAATGCATCGATTCCATTATTGACATGGACACAGTTTGCAAGAGAGTCTCGGCGCTGGGGCTGGACGTCACGGTCACTATATCTAAGGATGCCGGCAG ATACCTCTGTGACTTCACTTACTACACTTCCTTATACCAGAGCCGCGGGAGGTCAGCTTTTGTTCATGTGCCTCCTCTGGGAAAACCATATACCGCAGAACAGCTGGGTCGGGCACTACAGGCTATAATAGAAGAAATGCTCGATGTTTTGGAGCATTCTGAAGACAAAATCAATTGTCAGCACGAACACTGA
- the GDF15 gene encoding growth/differentiation factor 15 — MPRVLRDVGATLGCLQLLLLLTGVELRPHAWDEDKLQLEAIKKGILERLGMPTPPVVRHRLDQESIRRAQRLYQQKVAELTGNRSREEEGAVPRSRRLHRLTPTLLRQPAIPQGHQDPQGHQDPRGPYRYHLLLARTEAFHRQLRVVQAELKLFKESLASPGTSLPDASVPPQVSIYMLGGAHGTPQLLRSQELDGDSRSLDLTAAVQPWAAGPEDTLRLELAFTADVSALLATSGGETLVLEVETHETTTGRGARRARGLEEECGKSDGKCCLKSLKVSFQDIGWADWVIAPNSYYMRFCEGSCPHNYKPASMHAQIKARMHSLSKATPPPCCVPAGYDPMVLMHYDGEGRLVSTLFEDMLVTRCHCA, encoded by the exons ATGCCGAGGGTCCTGAGGGATGTCGGGGCCACCCTCGgctgcctccagctcctgctgcttctcaccGGCGTGGAGCTGAGGCCCCACGCGTGGGACGAGGACAAGCTCCAGCTGGAAGCCATCAAAAAGGGGATTCTGGAGCGGTTGGGGATGCCCACTCCCCCCGTGGTCCGGCACCGGCTGGACCAGGAGAGCATCCGGAGAGCGCAGCGGTTGTACCAGCAGAAAGTGGCCGAGCTGACGGGAAACCGGAgccgggaggaggagggagccgTGCCCAGGAGCAGGCGCCTGCATCGCCTGACCCCCACAC TGCTGCGTCAGCCGGCCATCCCCCAGGGACATCAGGACCCCCAGGGACACCAGGACCCCCGCGGTCCCTACCGCTACCATCTCCTCCTCGCCCGCACCGAGGCTTTCCACCGACAGCTCCGGGTGGTGCAGGCGGAGCTGAAGCTCTTCAAGGAGTCGCTGGCATCCCCCGGCACATCCCTACCCGATGCCTCTGTGCCCCCCCAGGTCAGCATCTATATGCTGGGGGGGGCTCATGGGACCCCGCAGCTCCTGCGTAGCCAAGAGCTGGACGGTGATTCCCGGAGCCTGGACCTCACAGCGGCCGTCCAGCCCTGGGCTGCCGGTCCCGAGGACACGTTGCGCCTGGAGTTGGCTTTCACGGCCGACGTCTCAGCCTTGCTGGCCACCTCGGGGGGTGAGACGCTGGTGCTGGAGGTGGAAACCCATGAGACCACCACGGGTCGGGGGGCCAGGAGAGCccgggggctggaggaggagtgTGGGAAGAGCGACGGAAAGTGTTGCCTCAAGTCGCTCAAGGTCTCCTTCCAGGACATCGGCTGGGCGGACTGGGTGATTGCCCCCAACAGCTACTACATGAGGTTCTGCGAAGGTTCCTGTCCCCACAACTACAAGCCGGCCAGCATGCACGCCCAGATCAAAGCCCGCATGCATTCCCTCTCCAAAGCCACCCCACCGCCCTGCTGCGTCCCCGCCGGCTACGACCCCATGGTGCTGATGCACTACGACGGCGAGGGCAGGCTGGTCTCCACTCTCTTCGAGGACATGCTGGTCACCAGGTGCCACTGTGCCTGA
- the LRRC25 gene encoding leucine-rich repeat-containing protein 25: MGHPAAPLMPLLLLALRPAAPCFTVPSDAPAELTLINSSRRCAELDWGLFQRQNRLWLSHNGIEALSPSSRVEPELENLDLSYNQLRELPDAFLSRARGLRHLRLQHNRLRDLPAGFFANATALQELWLQGNPLPAVPTTAFQDTLRYLAVPCHCDVVGSVLAACSRPEGTALWCQCFMSRDDSFNVTNFHTRECQGNVGLVAGAVGAAGGAAVLLAIAAVVCYRRRKVAGAAAGAGWGKRESATAHGQPRYISRAAEIGAADATAAAPDYENIFMSPCAAPAAARGWTPEWQEQRYRPQVPVDDDYFLESEAVSGDQPIYANTQTPGEDSVYIIPNQ; encoded by the exons ATGGGGCACCCCGCAGCCCCCCTCatgccgctgctgctgctggcgctGCGCCCCGCGGCCCCCTGCTTCACCGTGCCGTCGGATGCCCCCGCCGAGCTCACGCTGATCAACAGCAGCCGTCGATGCGCCGAGTTGGACTGGGGCCTCTTCCAGCGGCAGAACCGGCTGTGGCTGAGCCATAACGGCATCGAGGCCCTGAGCCCCTCGTCCCGCGTCGAGCCGGAGCTGGAAAACCTGGACCTGTCGTACAACCAGTTACGGGAGCTGCCGGACGCTTTCCTGAGCCGAGCGCGGGGGCTTCGGCATCTCCGGCTGCAGCACAACCGGTTACGGGATCTGCCCGCCGGTTTCTTCGCCAACGCCACggctctgcaggagctgtggCTTCAGGGTAACCCCCTGCCCGCCGTGCCCACCACGGCCTTCCAGGACACCCTGCGTTATTTGGCGGTGCCGTGCCACTGCGACGTGGTGGGCAGCGTCCTGGCAGCCTGCTCCCGGCCGGAGGGCACGGCGCTCTGGTGCCAGTGCTTCATGTCCCGAGACGATTCCTTCAACGTCACCAATTTCCACACCCGGGAATGCCAGGGCAACGTGGGGCTGGTGGCCGGCGCGGTcggggccgccggcggggcggccgtGCTGCTGGCGATCGCCGCCGTGGTTTGCTACCGGCGGAGGAAAGTGGCCGGCGCTGCTGCCGGCGCGGGGTGGGGTAAGCGGGAGTCTGCCACGGCCCACGGGCAGCCCCGCTACATCAGCCGGGCCGCTGAGATCGGTGCCGCCGATGCCACCGCTGCCGCGCCGGATTATGAGAATATCTTCATGAGCCCCTGCGCCGCTCCGGCTGCCGCGCGGGGCTGGACGCCAGAATGGCAGGAGCAGCGGTACAG acCCCAGGTTCCGGTGGACGACGACTATTTTCTGGAGAGCGAGGCTGTCTCCGGGGACCAGCCCATCTACGCCAACACGCAGACCCCCGGCGAGGACAGCGTCTACATCATCCCCAACCAGTGA
- the SSBP4 gene encoding single-stranded DNA-binding protein 4 isoform X1 — translation MYAKGKGSGVPSDGQAREKLALYVYEYLLHVGAQKSAQTFLSEIRWEKNITLGEPPGFLHSWWCVFWDLYCAAPDRRETCEHSSEAKAFHDYSAAAAPSPVMGNLPPGDGMPGGPMPPAFFQGPAGSQPSPHAQPPPHNPGAPMLGPHSQPFMSPRYPGGPRPPLRMPNQPPVGVPGSQPLLPNAMDPAARSQGHPGMGGPMQRMNPPRGMAGMAPQTYGSGMRPPPSSLAGPGMPAMNMGPGGRGPWPNPNANSIAYSSSSPGNYVGPPGGGGPPGTPILPSPGDSTNSSENMYTMMNPIGPAGNRPNFPMGPGPEGPMGGMSAMEPHHMNGSLGSGDMDGLPKSSPSNLGALSNPPGTPRDDAELSSNFLNPFQSDSVRDPYSPSMTMSV, via the exons atgTACGCCAAGGGCAAGGGCTCCGGTGTGCCCTCGGACGGCCAGGCCCGCGAGAA GCTGGCGCTGTACGTCTACGAGTACCTGCTGCACGTGGGGGCCCAGAAATCGGCCCAGACCTTCCTTTCGGAG ATCCGATGGGAGAAGAACATCACGCTGGGCGAGCCCCCCGGCTTCCTGCACTCCTGGTGGTg TGTCTTCTGGGACCTGTACTGTGCCGCTCCCGACCGCCGGGAAACCTGTGAGCACTCCAGCGAGGCCAAAGCCTTCCACGACTAT agcgcggcggcggctcccAGCCCGGTGATGGGGAACCTGCCCCCCGGTGACGGCATGCCGGGGGGGCCCATGCCCCCCGCCTTCTTTCAG GGACCTGCGGGCTCTCAGCCATCACCCCACGCCCAACCTCCGCCCCACAACCCCGGTGCCCCCATGCTGGGGCCGCACAGCCAG CCCTTCATGTCCCCCCGCTACCCcggcggcccccggcccccgctccGGATGCCGAACCAG CCTCCCGTGGGTGTCCCTGGCTCCCAGCCGCTGCTGCCCAACGCCATGGATCCAGCCGCACGGTCGCAGG GGCATCCCGGCATGGGGGGGCCGATGCAGCGCATGAACCCCCCGCGAGGCATGGCCGGCATGGCCCCCCAG ACCTACGGCAGCGGGATGcggcccccccccagctcactGGCCGGCCCTGGCATGCCCGCCATGAACAT GGGTCCCGGTGGCCGTGGGCCCTGGCCGAACCCCAACGCCAACTCT aTCGCCTACTCCTCCTCATCCCCTGGGAACTATGTG ggccctCCCGGGGGTGGTggcccccccggcacccccatCCTGCCCAGCCCCGGAG actccACCAACTCCAGTGAGAACATGTACACCATGATGAACCCCATCGGGCCCGCGGGGAACAGGCCAAAT TTCCCGATGGGACCCGGACCGGAGGGACCCATGGGTGGCATGAGCGCGATGGAGCCGCATCACATGAACGGATCCTTAG GCTCTGGGGACATGGACGGGCTGCCAAAG agctCCCCCAGTAACCTGGGGGCCCTAAGCAACCCCCCCGGCACCCCGCGGGACGACGCCGAGCTGAGCAGCAATTTCTTAAACCCCTTCCAAAGCGACAGCGTAAGGGACCCG TACTCGCCCAGCATGACAATGAGCGTGTGA
- the SSBP4 gene encoding single-stranded DNA-binding protein 4 isoform X2, protein MYAKGKGSGVPSDGQAREKLALYVYEYLLHVGAQKSAQTFLSEIRWEKNITLGEPPGFLHSWWCVFWDLYCAAPDRRETCEHSSEAKAFHDYSAAAAPSPVMGNLPPGDGMPGGPMPPAFFQGPAGSQPSPHAQPPPHNPGAPMLGPHSQPFMSPRYPGGPRPPLRMPNQPPVGVPGSQPLLPNAMDPAARSQGHPGMGGPMQRMNPPRGMAGMAPQTYGSGMRPPPSSLAGPGMPAMNMGPGGRGPWPNPNANSIAYSSSSPGNYVGPPGGGGPPGTPILPSPGDSTNSSENMYTMMNPIGPAGNRPNFPMGPGPEGPMGGMSAMEPHHMNGSLGSGDMDGLPKSSPSNLGALSNPPGTPRDDAELSSNFLNPFQSDSYSPSMTMSV, encoded by the exons atgTACGCCAAGGGCAAGGGCTCCGGTGTGCCCTCGGACGGCCAGGCCCGCGAGAA GCTGGCGCTGTACGTCTACGAGTACCTGCTGCACGTGGGGGCCCAGAAATCGGCCCAGACCTTCCTTTCGGAG ATCCGATGGGAGAAGAACATCACGCTGGGCGAGCCCCCCGGCTTCCTGCACTCCTGGTGGTg TGTCTTCTGGGACCTGTACTGTGCCGCTCCCGACCGCCGGGAAACCTGTGAGCACTCCAGCGAGGCCAAAGCCTTCCACGACTAT agcgcggcggcggctcccAGCCCGGTGATGGGGAACCTGCCCCCCGGTGACGGCATGCCGGGGGGGCCCATGCCCCCCGCCTTCTTTCAG GGACCTGCGGGCTCTCAGCCATCACCCCACGCCCAACCTCCGCCCCACAACCCCGGTGCCCCCATGCTGGGGCCGCACAGCCAG CCCTTCATGTCCCCCCGCTACCCcggcggcccccggcccccgctccGGATGCCGAACCAG CCTCCCGTGGGTGTCCCTGGCTCCCAGCCGCTGCTGCCCAACGCCATGGATCCAGCCGCACGGTCGCAGG GGCATCCCGGCATGGGGGGGCCGATGCAGCGCATGAACCCCCCGCGAGGCATGGCCGGCATGGCCCCCCAG ACCTACGGCAGCGGGATGcggcccccccccagctcactGGCCGGCCCTGGCATGCCCGCCATGAACAT GGGTCCCGGTGGCCGTGGGCCCTGGCCGAACCCCAACGCCAACTCT aTCGCCTACTCCTCCTCATCCCCTGGGAACTATGTG ggccctCCCGGGGGTGGTggcccccccggcacccccatCCTGCCCAGCCCCGGAG actccACCAACTCCAGTGAGAACATGTACACCATGATGAACCCCATCGGGCCCGCGGGGAACAGGCCAAAT TTCCCGATGGGACCCGGACCGGAGGGACCCATGGGTGGCATGAGCGCGATGGAGCCGCATCACATGAACGGATCCTTAG GCTCTGGGGACATGGACGGGCTGCCAAAG agctCCCCCAGTAACCTGGGGGCCCTAAGCAACCCCCCCGGCACCCCGCGGGACGACGCCGAGCTGAGCAGCAATTTCTTAAACCCCTTCCAAAGCGACAGC TACTCGCCCAGCATGACAATGAGCGTGTGA
- the SSBP4 gene encoding single-stranded DNA-binding protein 4 isoform X3, producing the protein MYAKGKGSGVPSDGQAREKLALYVYEYLLHVGAQKSAQTFLSEIRWEKNITLGEPPGFLHSWWCVFWDLYCAAPDRRETCEHSSEAKAFHDYSAAAAPSPVMGNLPPGDGMPGGPMPPAFFQPFMSPRYPGGPRPPLRMPNQPPVGVPGSQPLLPNAMDPAARSQGHPGMGGPMQRMNPPRGMAGMAPQTYGSGMRPPPSSLAGPGMPAMNMGPGGRGPWPNPNANSIAYSSSSPGNYVGPPGGGGPPGTPILPSPGDSTNSSENMYTMMNPIGPAGNRPNFPMGPGPEGPMGGMSAMEPHHMNGSLGSGDMDGLPKSSPSNLGALSNPPGTPRDDAELSSNFLNPFQSDSVRDPYSPSMTMSV; encoded by the exons atgTACGCCAAGGGCAAGGGCTCCGGTGTGCCCTCGGACGGCCAGGCCCGCGAGAA GCTGGCGCTGTACGTCTACGAGTACCTGCTGCACGTGGGGGCCCAGAAATCGGCCCAGACCTTCCTTTCGGAG ATCCGATGGGAGAAGAACATCACGCTGGGCGAGCCCCCCGGCTTCCTGCACTCCTGGTGGTg TGTCTTCTGGGACCTGTACTGTGCCGCTCCCGACCGCCGGGAAACCTGTGAGCACTCCAGCGAGGCCAAAGCCTTCCACGACTAT agcgcggcggcggctcccAGCCCGGTGATGGGGAACCTGCCCCCCGGTGACGGCATGCCGGGGGGGCCCATGCCCCCCGCCTTCTTTCAG CCCTTCATGTCCCCCCGCTACCCcggcggcccccggcccccgctccGGATGCCGAACCAG CCTCCCGTGGGTGTCCCTGGCTCCCAGCCGCTGCTGCCCAACGCCATGGATCCAGCCGCACGGTCGCAGG GGCATCCCGGCATGGGGGGGCCGATGCAGCGCATGAACCCCCCGCGAGGCATGGCCGGCATGGCCCCCCAG ACCTACGGCAGCGGGATGcggcccccccccagctcactGGCCGGCCCTGGCATGCCCGCCATGAACAT GGGTCCCGGTGGCCGTGGGCCCTGGCCGAACCCCAACGCCAACTCT aTCGCCTACTCCTCCTCATCCCCTGGGAACTATGTG ggccctCCCGGGGGTGGTggcccccccggcacccccatCCTGCCCAGCCCCGGAG actccACCAACTCCAGTGAGAACATGTACACCATGATGAACCCCATCGGGCCCGCGGGGAACAGGCCAAAT TTCCCGATGGGACCCGGACCGGAGGGACCCATGGGTGGCATGAGCGCGATGGAGCCGCATCACATGAACGGATCCTTAG GCTCTGGGGACATGGACGGGCTGCCAAAG agctCCCCCAGTAACCTGGGGGCCCTAAGCAACCCCCCCGGCACCCCGCGGGACGACGCCGAGCTGAGCAGCAATTTCTTAAACCCCTTCCAAAGCGACAGCGTAAGGGACCCG TACTCGCCCAGCATGACAATGAGCGTGTGA
- the SSBP4 gene encoding single-stranded DNA-binding protein 4 isoform X4: MYAKGKGSGVPSDGQAREKLALYVYEYLLHVGAQKSAQTFLSEIRWEKNITLGEPPGFLHSWWCVFWDLYCAAPDRRETCEHSSEAKAFHDYSAAAAPSPVMGNLPPGDGMPGGPMPPAFFQPFMSPRYPGGPRPPLRMPNQPPVGVPGSQPLLPNAMDPAARSQGHPGMGGPMQRMNPPRGMAGMAPQTYGSGMRPPPSSLAGPGMPAMNMGPGGRGPWPNPNANSIAYSSSSPGNYVGPPGGGGPPGTPILPSPGDSTNSSENMYTMMNPIGPAGNRPNFPMGPGPEGPMGGMSAMEPHHMNGSLGSGDMDGLPKSSPSNLGALSNPPGTPRDDAELSSNFLNPFQSDSYSPSMTMSV, encoded by the exons atgTACGCCAAGGGCAAGGGCTCCGGTGTGCCCTCGGACGGCCAGGCCCGCGAGAA GCTGGCGCTGTACGTCTACGAGTACCTGCTGCACGTGGGGGCCCAGAAATCGGCCCAGACCTTCCTTTCGGAG ATCCGATGGGAGAAGAACATCACGCTGGGCGAGCCCCCCGGCTTCCTGCACTCCTGGTGGTg TGTCTTCTGGGACCTGTACTGTGCCGCTCCCGACCGCCGGGAAACCTGTGAGCACTCCAGCGAGGCCAAAGCCTTCCACGACTAT agcgcggcggcggctcccAGCCCGGTGATGGGGAACCTGCCCCCCGGTGACGGCATGCCGGGGGGGCCCATGCCCCCCGCCTTCTTTCAG CCCTTCATGTCCCCCCGCTACCCcggcggcccccggcccccgctccGGATGCCGAACCAG CCTCCCGTGGGTGTCCCTGGCTCCCAGCCGCTGCTGCCCAACGCCATGGATCCAGCCGCACGGTCGCAGG GGCATCCCGGCATGGGGGGGCCGATGCAGCGCATGAACCCCCCGCGAGGCATGGCCGGCATGGCCCCCCAG ACCTACGGCAGCGGGATGcggcccccccccagctcactGGCCGGCCCTGGCATGCCCGCCATGAACAT GGGTCCCGGTGGCCGTGGGCCCTGGCCGAACCCCAACGCCAACTCT aTCGCCTACTCCTCCTCATCCCCTGGGAACTATGTG ggccctCCCGGGGGTGGTggcccccccggcacccccatCCTGCCCAGCCCCGGAG actccACCAACTCCAGTGAGAACATGTACACCATGATGAACCCCATCGGGCCCGCGGGGAACAGGCCAAAT TTCCCGATGGGACCCGGACCGGAGGGACCCATGGGTGGCATGAGCGCGATGGAGCCGCATCACATGAACGGATCCTTAG GCTCTGGGGACATGGACGGGCTGCCAAAG agctCCCCCAGTAACCTGGGGGCCCTAAGCAACCCCCCCGGCACCCCGCGGGACGACGCCGAGCTGAGCAGCAATTTCTTAAACCCCTTCCAAAGCGACAGC TACTCGCCCAGCATGACAATGAGCGTGTGA
- the ISYNA1 gene encoding LOW QUALITY PROTEIN: inositol-3-phosphate synthase 1 (The sequence of the model RefSeq protein was modified relative to this genomic sequence to represent the inferred CDS: deleted 1 base in 1 codon), producing the protein MAETFLVESPDVTYSKDFIEAKYTYSTVHVCKENGVTKVRPCSTRFTFRTGRQVPRLGVMLVGWGGNNGTTVTAAVLANKLGLSWMTKTGRKKANYYGSLLQASTVCLGTGPTGDVYVPFRDLLPMVHPNDIVFDGWDISSLNLAEAMRRAEVLDWPLQEQLWPHLEKMKPRPSIYIPEFIAANQEERADNVLHGSMAEQVEQIRKDIRDFKESSGVDKVIVLWTANTERFCDVVPGLNDTADNLLRAVERGLEVSPSTLFAVASILEGCAYINGSPQNTFVPGAVELAAQRRVFICGDDFKSGQTKLKSVLVDFLVGAGLKTKSIVSYNHLGNNDGKNLSAPQQFRSKEISKSNVVDDTVQANPILYGPQDKPDHCVVIKYVPYVGDSKRALDEYTSEIMMGGTNTIVIHNTCEDSLLASPIILDLAILTELCQRVTFCTEADPEFQGFHSVLSIVAFLCKAPLVPEGTPVVNALFRQRSCIENILRACLGLPPQNHMLLEHKMQRPVPSPKRSCPGGAACPLAPKKASAAAQLNGHPCPGTPRPGPPRTPSTSTGPTNGRRLFVFRIGFLGEVGGWIWGRGGGGPRPVGFPPPLAPSKRSVLPGSDANSKL; encoded by the exons ATGGCAGAGACATTCCTTGTGGAGAGCCCCGACGTCACGTACAGCAAAGACTTCATCGAGGCCAAGTACACGTACAGCACCGTGCACGTCTGCAAGGAGAACGGCGTCACCAAG GTGCGACCATGCTCGACCCGCTTCACCTTCCGGACGGGGCGGCAGGTCCCTCGCCTGGGGGTGATGttggtgggctgggggggcaacAACGGCACGACGGTGACAGCGGCCGTGCTGGCCAACAAGCTGGGGCTGTCCTGGATGACCAAGACGGGGCGCAAG AAAGCCAACTACTATGGCTCTCTCCTCCAAGCCTCCACCGTCTGCCTGGGCACCGGCCCTACCGGTGATGTCTACGTGCCTTTCCGGGACCTGCTGCCCATGGTGCACCCCAACGACATCGTCTTTGATG GCTGGGACATCTCCTCGCTGAACCTGGCGGAGGCCATGCGGCGGGCAGAGGTGCTGGACTGGCcgctgcaggagcagctctggCCCCACCTGGAGAAGATGAAGCCCCGACCCTCCATCTACATCCCCGAGTTCATCGCCGCCAACCAGGAGGAGCGGGCGGACAATGTCCTCCATGGGTCCATGGCTGAGCAG GTGGAGCAGATCCGCAAGGACATCCGGGACTTCAAGGAGAGCAGCGGGGTGGACAAAGTCATCGTCCTCTGGACGGCCAACACGGAGCGCTTCTGCGACGTCGTGCCGGGGCTCAACGACACCGCTGACAACCTGCTGCGGGCCGTCGAG CGAGGCTTGGAAGTGTCCCCGTCCACACTCTTTGCCGTGGCCAGCATCCTGGAGGGCTGCGCCTACATCAACGGCTCCCCCCAGAACACCTTCGTGCCGGGCGCGGTGGAGCTGGCCGCCCAGCGCCGCGTCTTCATCTGCGGTGACGACTTCAAGTCAGGTCAGACCAAGCTGAAGTCGGTGCTGGTGGACTTCTTGGTGGGCGCCGGACTCAAG ACCAAGTCCATCGTGAGCTACAACCACCTGGGGAACAACGATGGGAAGAACCTGTCGGCCCCGCAGCAGTTCCGCTCCAAGGAGATCTCCAAGAGCAACGTGGTGGATGACACGGTCCAGGCCAACCCCATCCTCTACGGCCCCCAGGACAAGCCTGACCACTGC GTGGTGATCAAGTACGTGCCCTACGTGGGGGACAGCAAGCGCGCGCTGGACGAGTACACGTCGGAGATCATGATGGGCGGCACCAACACCATCGTCATCCACAACACGTGCGAG GACTCGCTGCTGGCCAGCCCCATCATCCTGGACCTGGCCATCCTCACGGAGCTGTGCCAACGCGTCACCTTCTGCACCGAGGCCGACCCCGAGTTCCAGGGTTTCCACAGCGTCCTCTCCATCGTCGCCTTCCTCTGCAAGGCCCCGCTGGTGCCCGAGGGCACCCCCGTCGTCAATGCCCTCTTCCGCCAGCGCAGCTGCATCGAGAACATCCTGAG ggcctgcctggggctgcccccccagAACCACATGCTGCTGGAGCACAAGATGCAACGGCCGGTACCCAGCCCGAAGCGCTCCTGCCCCGGGGGGGCCGCCTGCCCCCTCGCCCCCAAGAAGGCATCGGCAGCCGCCCAACTCAACGGGCACCCCTGCCCCGGCACCCCCCGGCCAGGACCCCCCCGGACCCCT TCCACGTCGACGGGGCCGACTAACGGCAGGCGCCTTTTTGTATTTCGTATCGGCTTTTtaggggaggtgggggggtggatttggggtcggggggggggtggtccaCGACCTGtgggtttccccccccccctcgccccctccAAGCGCTCGGTGCTGCCCGGCTCCGATGCCAACTCGAAACTGTGA